The sequence GTGACTCCCGCGGCCAGGCGCGCGGCCACCATCGAGTCCGGGCCGATGAACGTATCCGGGTCGATCCAGCCGCCACCCTCACGTGCCACTTCGTCGAGCAGCGCGAGGAACGGCGCAGGGTGCACTCGCTCCAGATCGGCCGCCTCTGCGGGCTCGACCGCAGGTCGCCCGAGGCTCGCCCCTGCAGAGGCGGCGCCATCGGCGACTCCCGACGCTGCGGCCGACAGGCGTTCCGGTCGCTCGGGATGGGCCGGCGGACGGTGCCCCGCCATCGCCTCGTCGGTGAGCAGCAGCACGCGACCGCCGGTGGCCATCGGTCCTAGCGCCGGATCATGCGGATGATCAGCAGCGACCCCTCGAACAGCAGGAACATCACGCCCGACAGGATGAGCGGCGAGATCGGGTCGCTGCCGGGGGTCAGCACGATGGCGAAGAGGACGATCGCGAGGATCGCCCATCGGCGTCGTGAGGCAAGGCGGCGGTGGTTCAGGATCCCCACCCGCGCCAGGCCGATGAGCACGATCGGGAACTCCAGGACCAGGCCGAAGGCCAGCATCATGGTCGTCACGAAGCCGACGTAGGCGTCGATGGTCAGGTTCGGGCTGGCGAGCCCCACGGAGAAGTCGAGCAGGAAGCGCAACGTGTACGGGATGACGAGATAGCCGACCACCACCCCGACCACGAAGAGCGCCATGGCGGCGATGATCACGGGCCAGATGAAGCGACGCTCGCGCTTGGTGAGGCCCGGCGCCACGAAGCGCCAGAGCTGGAACAGGATCACCGGCATGGCGATCCCGATGCCCAGGAAGCCGGCGATCTTCAGCTGGGCGGAGAGTGGTTCCGCCGGACTCAGGAAGAAGAGCTCGCGGTAG is a genomic window of Chloroflexota bacterium containing:
- the tatC gene encoding twin-arginine translocase subunit TatC; the encoded protein is MTDEGPTMSLIEHLGELRRRLIIIVASILVAAIGGFVISRQVLIILRDQLPDGYRELFFLSPAEPLSAQLKIAGFLGIGIAMPVILFQLWRFVAPGLTKRERRFIWPVIIAAMALFVVGVVVGYLVIPYTLRFLLDFSVGLASPNLTIDAYVGFVTTMMLAFGLVLEFPIVLIGLARVGILNHRRLASRRRWAILAIVLFAIVLTPGSDPISPLILSGVMFLLFEGSLLIIRMIRR